Proteins found in one Gopherus flavomarginatus isolate rGopFla2 chromosome 18, rGopFla2.mat.asm, whole genome shotgun sequence genomic segment:
- the LOC127036967 gene encoding calpain small subunit 1-like has translation RARQSDTTGKLGFEEFKYLWGNIKKWQCVYKQYDTDRSGTIGSSELPGAFEAAGFRLNEQLYQMIVRRYSDENGHMDFDNFISCLVRLDAMFRVYSTWHNGGLVHDTGS, from the exons CGAGCGCGTCAGAGCGACACGACCGGGAAGCTGGGCTTCGAGGAGTTCAAGTATTTGTGGGGGAACATCAAGAAATGGCAG TGTGTCTACAAACAGTACGACACGGACCGATCCGGCACCATCGGGAGCAGCGAGCTGCCAGGCGCCTTCGAGGCGGCGG GCTTCCGGCTGAACGAGCAGCTGTACCAGATGATCGTGCGCAGGTACTCAGACGAGAACGGCCACATGGACTTCGACAACTTCATCAGCTGCCTGGTTCGCTTGGACGCCATGTTTC GTgtatacagcacctggcacaatggcgGCCTGGTCCATGACacgggctcctag
- the MED29 gene encoding mediator of RNA polymerase II transcription subunit 29: MAAPQQQPQAPSQAPAPGPQLTLQAAPGQQPQLQAQAAAQAQAQAQAAAQAQAQAQDFDPVQRYKMLIPQLKESLQNLMKIAAQNLVQNTNIDNGQKSNDGLVQRFDKSLEEFYALCDQLELCLRLAYECLSQSFDSTKHSPNLVPTATKPDAVQTESLPYTQYLSMIKSQISCAKDIHNALLECSNKITGKIPAQGGP; encoded by the exons ATGGCGGCCCCCCAACAGCAGCCGCAGGCCCCGTCTCAGGCCCCGGCGCCCGGGCCGCAGCTCACGCTCCAGGCGGCCccggggcagcagccccagctgcaggcccAGGCGGCCGcgcaggcccaggcccaggcccaggccgcCGCGCAGGCGCAGGCGCAGGCGCAGGATTTCGACCCCGTGCAGCGCTACAAGATGCTGATCCCGCAGCTGAAGGAGAGTCtgcag AACCTGATGAAAATCGCGGCTCAGAATCTCGTCCAGAACACGAACATCGATAATGGGCA GAAAAGCAACGACGGGTTGGTGCAGCGCTTCGACAAGAGCCTGGAGGAGTTCTACGCCCTGTGCGACCAGCTGGAGCTGTGCCTG CGGCTTGCCTATGAATGCCTGTCCCAAAGCTTCGACAGTACCAAGCATTCCCCCAACCTGGTGCCAACGGCCACCAAACCCGATGCGGTGCAGACTGAGAGCCTGCCCTACACCCAGTACCTGAGCATGATCAAATCCCAGATCTCCTGTGCCAAGGACATCCACAATGCCCTGCTGGAGTGCTCCAACAAGATCACCGGCAAGATCCCCGCCCAAGGGGGGCCGTAG
- the PAF1 gene encoding RNA polymerase II-associated factor 1 homolog isoform X2 produces the protein MAPTIQTQAQREEPGHRPNAHRTLPERSGVVCRVKYCNSLPDIPFDPKFITYPFDQNRFVQYKATSLEKQHKHDLLTEPDLGVTIDLINPDTYRIDPNVLLDPADEKLLEEEIQAPTSSKRSQQHAKVVPWMRKTEYISTEFNRYGVSNEKPEVKIGVSVKQQFTEEEIYKDRDSQIAAIEKTFEDAQKSISQHYSKPRVTPMEVMPVFPDFKMWINPCAQVIFDSDPAPKDTSGAAALEMMSQAMIRGMMDEEGNQFVAYFLPVEDTLRKRKRDQEEEMDYAPEDVYDYKIAREYNWNVKNKASKGYEENYFFIFREGDGVYYNELETRVRLSKRRAKAGVQSGTNAVLVVKHRDMNEKELEAQEARKAQLENHEPEEEEEEELEMDKEAQGSDEEPEKGSESEPEASEEEEEEGRSGSESEREASGRSASEGSPEASEEDERAARDKEEIFGSDDEDSEGEGGGGRRSPGEEESGSEEGGRRRQAGRSPFLSGSEGSNAEEEDEDERSGSGSEAASDSSEEGSESD, from the exons atggccccgACCATCCAGACCCAGGCGCAGCGGGAGGAGCCGGGGCACAG GCCCAACGCTCACCGGACCCTGCCTGAGAG ATCGGGTGTGGTGTGTCGAGTGAAATACTGCAACAGTCTCCCGGATATTCCctttgaccccaaattcatcacaTACCCCTTCGACCAGAACAG GTTTGTGCAGTACAAAGCCACCTCTCTGGAGAAGCAGCACAAACACGACCTCCTCACTGAGCCGGACTTGGGCGTGACCATCGACCTCATCAACCCCGATACGTACCGCATCGACCCCAATG TTCTCCTGGATCCGGCTGATGAGAAGCTACTGGAGGAGGAAATCCAGGCTCCTACCAGCTCAAAGAG ATCCCAGCAGCATGCCAAAGTGGTACCGTGGATGAGGAAGACGGAATACATCTCCACCGAATTCAACCGCTATGGCGTGTCCAACGAGAAGCCGGAGGTCAA GATCGGCGTGTCTGTCAAGCAGCAGTTCACCGAGGAGGAGATCTACAAGGACCGGGACAGCCAGATCGCTGCCATTGAGAAGACTTTCGAGGACGCCCAGAAATCG ATCTCCCAGCATTACAGCAAACCTCGCGTCACCCCCATGGAGGTGATGCCCGTGTTCCCGGACTTCAAG ATGTGGATCAACCCCTGCGCCCAGGTCATCTTCGACTCGGACCCAGCCCCCAAGGACACCAGTGGGGCCGCGGCCCTCGAGATGATGTCTCAGGCCATGATCAG GGGGATGATGGACGAAGAAGGGAACCAGTTTGTGGCCTATTTCCTGCCCGTGGAGGACACGCTGCGGAAACGCAAGCGGGaccaggaggaggagatggactACGCGCCCGAAGATGT gtacGACTACAAGATCGCCCGGGAGTACAACTGGAACGTGAAGAACAAAGCCAGCAAGGGCTACGAGGAGAATTATTTCTTCATCTTCCGCGAGGGTGACGGGGTCTATTACAACGAGCTGGAGACCCG GGTGCGGCTGAGCAAGCGCAGGGCCAAGGCGGGCGTGCAGTCGGGCACCAACGCCGTGCTGGTGGTGAAGCACCGGGACATGAACGAGAAGGAGCTGGAGGCTCAG GAGGCTCGCAAGGCGCAGCTGGAGAATCACGAgccggaggaggaagaggaggaggagctggagatgGACAAGGAGGCCCAGGGCTCAG ACGAGGAGCCGGAGAAGGGCAGCGAGAGCGAGCCGGAGGccagcgaggaggaggaggaggaagggcgcTCAGGCAGCGAGAGCGAGCGGGAGGCCAGCGGGCGCAGCGCCAGCGAGGGCTCGCCGGAGGCCAGCGAGGAGGACGAGCGGGCGGCCCGCGACAAGGAGGAGATCTTTGGCAGCGACGACGAGGACTCGGAGggcgaggggggcggggggcggcgcAGCCCCGGGGAGGAGGAGAGCGGCAGCGAGGAGGGGGGCCGGCGGCGCCAGGCCGGCCGCAGCCCCTTCCTCAGTGGCAGCGAGGGCTCCAACGCCGAGGAGGAGGACGAGGACGAGCGCAGTGGGAGCGGCAGCGAGGCCGCCTCGGACTCCAGCGAGGAGGGGAGCGAAAGCGActga
- the PAF1 gene encoding RNA polymerase II-associated factor 1 homolog isoform X1, whose protein sequence is MCLSFPICRMGIMLPACVGKGHWMKRAHSVVIIDSCYLFLYLCRPNAHRTLPERSGVVCRVKYCNSLPDIPFDPKFITYPFDQNRFVQYKATSLEKQHKHDLLTEPDLGVTIDLINPDTYRIDPNVLLDPADEKLLEEEIQAPTSSKRSQQHAKVVPWMRKTEYISTEFNRYGVSNEKPEVKIGVSVKQQFTEEEIYKDRDSQIAAIEKTFEDAQKSISQHYSKPRVTPMEVMPVFPDFKMWINPCAQVIFDSDPAPKDTSGAAALEMMSQAMIRGMMDEEGNQFVAYFLPVEDTLRKRKRDQEEEMDYAPEDVYDYKIAREYNWNVKNKASKGYEENYFFIFREGDGVYYNELETRVRLSKRRAKAGVQSGTNAVLVVKHRDMNEKELEAQEARKAQLENHEPEEEEEEELEMDKEAQGSDEEPEKGSESEPEASEEEEEEGRSGSESEREASGRSASEGSPEASEEDERAARDKEEIFGSDDEDSEGEGGGGRRSPGEEESGSEEGGRRRQAGRSPFLSGSEGSNAEEEDEDERSGSGSEAASDSSEEGSESD, encoded by the exons atgtgcctcagtttccccatctgcagaatggggataatgctacCAGCATGTGTTGGTAAAGGGCATTGGATGAAAAGAGCTCACAGTGTTGTGATTATTGACAgttgttatttatttttgtatcttTGCAGGCCCAACGCTCACCGGACCCTGCCTGAGAG ATCGGGTGTGGTGTGTCGAGTGAAATACTGCAACAGTCTCCCGGATATTCCctttgaccccaaattcatcacaTACCCCTTCGACCAGAACAG GTTTGTGCAGTACAAAGCCACCTCTCTGGAGAAGCAGCACAAACACGACCTCCTCACTGAGCCGGACTTGGGCGTGACCATCGACCTCATCAACCCCGATACGTACCGCATCGACCCCAATG TTCTCCTGGATCCGGCTGATGAGAAGCTACTGGAGGAGGAAATCCAGGCTCCTACCAGCTCAAAGAG ATCCCAGCAGCATGCCAAAGTGGTACCGTGGATGAGGAAGACGGAATACATCTCCACCGAATTCAACCGCTATGGCGTGTCCAACGAGAAGCCGGAGGTCAA GATCGGCGTGTCTGTCAAGCAGCAGTTCACCGAGGAGGAGATCTACAAGGACCGGGACAGCCAGATCGCTGCCATTGAGAAGACTTTCGAGGACGCCCAGAAATCG ATCTCCCAGCATTACAGCAAACCTCGCGTCACCCCCATGGAGGTGATGCCCGTGTTCCCGGACTTCAAG ATGTGGATCAACCCCTGCGCCCAGGTCATCTTCGACTCGGACCCAGCCCCCAAGGACACCAGTGGGGCCGCGGCCCTCGAGATGATGTCTCAGGCCATGATCAG GGGGATGATGGACGAAGAAGGGAACCAGTTTGTGGCCTATTTCCTGCCCGTGGAGGACACGCTGCGGAAACGCAAGCGGGaccaggaggaggagatggactACGCGCCCGAAGATGT gtacGACTACAAGATCGCCCGGGAGTACAACTGGAACGTGAAGAACAAAGCCAGCAAGGGCTACGAGGAGAATTATTTCTTCATCTTCCGCGAGGGTGACGGGGTCTATTACAACGAGCTGGAGACCCG GGTGCGGCTGAGCAAGCGCAGGGCCAAGGCGGGCGTGCAGTCGGGCACCAACGCCGTGCTGGTGGTGAAGCACCGGGACATGAACGAGAAGGAGCTGGAGGCTCAG GAGGCTCGCAAGGCGCAGCTGGAGAATCACGAgccggaggaggaagaggaggaggagctggagatgGACAAGGAGGCCCAGGGCTCAG ACGAGGAGCCGGAGAAGGGCAGCGAGAGCGAGCCGGAGGccagcgaggaggaggaggaggaagggcgcTCAGGCAGCGAGAGCGAGCGGGAGGCCAGCGGGCGCAGCGCCAGCGAGGGCTCGCCGGAGGCCAGCGAGGAGGACGAGCGGGCGGCCCGCGACAAGGAGGAGATCTTTGGCAGCGACGACGAGGACTCGGAGggcgaggggggcggggggcggcgcAGCCCCGGGGAGGAGGAGAGCGGCAGCGAGGAGGGGGGCCGGCGGCGCCAGGCCGGCCGCAGCCCCTTCCTCAGTGGCAGCGAGGGCTCCAACGCCGAGGAGGAGGACGAGGACGAGCGCAGTGGGAGCGGCAGCGAGGCCGCCTCGGACTCCAGCGAGGAGGGGAGCGAAAGCGActga
- the LOC127037091 gene encoding suppressor of cytokine signaling 5-like, with translation MSQAGEGPDRGARPKERSGEAGGRRSGRRRTKLPGPPAGQDSEGAEPGRRAGRSLRQRIQDAVGQCFPIKGSGGARSPEFSPSQRKIHLWELMLETCPFPAGSELARKWYLIKQHTAPMSAQEGLACGRAGPAEDEDDRLRERRRISIEQGVEPPPDAMIHTFEATAQINPLYKLGPKLAPGMNQLAGDNWATLAPQEEEEEELVVAAAAPEPELRVHTQIDYIHCLVPDLLQLTRLPCYWGVMDRYQAEALLEGKPEGTFLLRDSAQEDYLFSVSFRRYGRSLHARVEQWNHNFSFDVHDPGVFHAPTVSGLLERYKDPSACMFFEPLLSRPMRRPFPFALQHLCRAVVAGCTSYDGIGHLPIPGALQEYLKEYHYKQKVRVRRLDTRWN, from the coding sequence ATGTCCCAGGCCGGAGAGGGGCCAGACCGAGGGGCCCGGCCCAAGGAGAGGTCGGGCGAGGCCGGGGGGCGGCGCAGCGGACGCAGGAGAACAAAGCTACCGGGGCCCCCGGCGGGGCAGGACTCAGAAGGGGCCGAGCCGGGCCGGCGGGCAGGGCGCTCGCTGCGGCAGAGGATCCAGGACGCGGTGGGCCAGTGTTTCCCCATCAAGGGGAGTGGTGGGGCCCGCTCCCCCGAATTCTCCCCTTCCCAGCGCAAGATCCACCTGTGGGAGCTGATGCTGGAGACCTGCCCCTTCCCGGCTGGCTCGGAGTTGGCCCGCAAATGGTACCTCATCAAGCAGCACACAGCGCCCATGTCGGCGCAGGAGGGACTGGCCTGCGGCAGGGCGGGGCCGGCGGAGGACGAGGACGACCGGCTGCGGGAGCGGAGGCGCATCAGCATCGAGCAGGGGGTGGAGCCGCCCCCGGACGCCATGATCCACACCTTCGAGGCCACGGCGCAGATCAACCCGCTCTACAAACTGGGGCCCAAGCTGGCCCCCGGCATGAACCAACTGGCCGGGGACAACTGGGCCACCCTGGCCccccaggaggaagaggaggaggagttggtgGTGGCAGCTGCGGCCCCAGAGCCGGAGCTCCGCGTCCACACCCAGATCGACTACATCCACTGCCTGGTGCCGGACCTGCTGCAGCTGACCCGGCTGCCCTGCTACTGGGGGGTGATGGATCGCTACCAGGCCGAGGCTCTGCTGGAGGggaagccagaagggaccttcCTGCTGCGGGATTCGGCCCAGGAGGATTATCTCTTCTCAGTCAGTTTCCGGCGCTACGGCCGCTCACTCCACGCCCGGGTCGAGCAGTGGAACCACAACTTCAGCTTCGACGTGCACGACCCCGGCGTCTTCCATGCCCCCACCGTCTCGGGCCTGCTGGAGCGGTACAAAGACCCTAGCGCCTGCATGTTCTTCGAACCCCTGCTCTCCCGCCCCATGCGCCGGCCCTTCCCCTTCGCCCTGCAGCACCTGTGCCGGGCTGTGGTGGCCGGCTGCACCTCCTACGACGGCATCGGCCACCTGCCCATCCCCGGCGCGCTCCAGGAGTACCTCAAGGAATACCACTACAAGCAGAAGGTGCGGGTGCGGCGGCTGGACACCCGCTGGAACTGA